The following are encoded in a window of Paenibacillus polymyxa genomic DNA:
- a CDS encoding histidine triad nucleotide-binding protein: MDDLFLKIVDGTIPSKKVLETDNVLAFHDIQPAAPVHVLIIPKKYIPSMNAVTEEDLPLIAEIHRVAVEVAKKLGIAESGYRLINNCGPDSGQAVGHLHYHLLGGAKLGALTGISDSHS, from the coding sequence ATGGACGATCTGTTTTTGAAAATTGTGGATGGAACCATCCCCAGCAAAAAGGTGTTGGAAACCGACAATGTGCTCGCATTTCATGACATCCAGCCTGCGGCGCCAGTACACGTGCTCATTATTCCCAAAAAATATATTCCTTCGATGAACGCTGTGACGGAGGAGGATCTTCCTCTTATCGCGGAGATTCATCGTGTTGCGGTTGAGGTTGCGAAAAAGTTAGGAATCGCTGAGTCTGGCTATCGGTTGATTAACAACTGTGGCCCGGATAGTGGACAAGCGGTGGGGCATCTGCATTATCACTTACTGGGCGGCGCCAAATTGGGTGCCTTGACAGGTATTTCGGACTCACATTCTTAA
- a CDS encoding PLP-dependent aminotransferase family protein: MKKYVSILLDIELKIREGQYKSGYKLPSVREASELYRCSKSTILRAYAELEKKHAIYSIPQSGYYVVENSGDLHHSHMQDFVDFASASPDLNVFPYLDFQHCLNQAIDTYKYHLFTYGDSQGLETLRHTLVSHLADTQVFAKMDRIIVTSGVQQALEILAKMPFPNGKEKVLVEQPSYDIYLRFLEEENIPVSTIVRTAEGMDFHELENQFKNESIKFFYTMSRYHNPLGVSYNTEERKAIAALAAKYDVYIVEDDYMADLGADHLFDPIYAYDQTDHVIYLKSFSKIIFPGLRLGVAVLPEVLLKTFNTYKRYVDTSILSQAALDIYIKNGMYERHKHTICKLYSERVRALNKAVERYNQAGYVQTSAVTSGVYMQFKLPRTVNLERLVQCLSARNIQVVAGKGFYLSGYREQEKFLRISISRAQLDQIDAGVKAIIEEVSKGNWY, translated from the coding sequence GTGAAAAAATACGTTTCAATTTTATTGGATATAGAACTTAAAATTCGCGAGGGACAATATAAATCAGGTTACAAGCTGCCGTCGGTCCGTGAGGCTTCTGAATTATACAGGTGCAGCAAAAGCACGATTTTGCGGGCATACGCTGAACTTGAAAAGAAACACGCCATCTATTCCATACCGCAAAGTGGATACTATGTAGTGGAAAATTCGGGCGATTTACACCATAGCCATATGCAAGACTTCGTTGATTTTGCTTCGGCCTCCCCAGATTTAAATGTATTCCCTTATCTGGATTTCCAACATTGTTTGAATCAGGCTATTGACACCTACAAATATCATCTGTTCACTTATGGCGATTCGCAAGGACTGGAAACACTGCGTCATACGTTGGTTTCCCATTTGGCTGATACTCAGGTGTTTGCAAAAATGGATCGGATTATCGTTACTTCGGGTGTTCAGCAGGCATTGGAGATACTCGCTAAAATGCCGTTTCCCAATGGCAAAGAAAAGGTTTTGGTCGAGCAGCCAAGTTACGATATATATTTGCGTTTTCTGGAGGAAGAGAACATACCCGTCAGTACCATCGTCCGGACAGCGGAAGGTATGGATTTTCACGAATTGGAGAATCAATTTAAGAACGAGAGCATCAAGTTTTTTTATACCATGTCAAGATATCATAATCCATTAGGAGTCTCTTACAACACAGAGGAGCGAAAAGCGATAGCTGCCTTAGCCGCCAAATATGATGTGTACATTGTAGAAGATGACTATATGGCAGATTTGGGGGCCGATCATCTTTTTGATCCCATTTATGCATACGACCAGACGGACCATGTTATTTATTTGAAAAGCTTCTCGAAAATCATTTTCCCCGGCTTGCGATTAGGAGTTGCTGTATTGCCAGAAGTCCTATTGAAGACGTTTAATACCTATAAAAGATATGTCGACACATCTATTTTGTCTCAGGCGGCGCTTGATATTTATATTAAAAATGGAATGTATGAACGCCATAAGCACACGATATGCAAACTGTATTCGGAGCGCGTTCGTGCTCTTAACAAGGCTGTGGAACGATACAATCAGGCCGGATACGTTCAGACTTCAGCTGTAACCTCAGGAGTTTATATGCAGTTTAAACTGCCTCGGACGGTGAATTTGGAACGTTTGGTACAGTGTCTTTCCGCGAGGAACATCCAGGTTGTAGCTGGCAAAGGCTTTTATTTATCAGGCTATAGGGAACAAGAGAAGTTTTTGCGCATAAGTATTTCGCGCGCGCAGTTGGATCAAATTGATGCAGGGGTGAAAGCTATTATAGAGGAAGTTAGTAAGGGAAACTGGTATTAA
- a CDS encoding exonuclease SbcCD subunit D: MRILHTGDWHLGRTLEGRSRLKEQEAFLEELAKMADDQQADLIMMAGDVYDSVNPSAAAEQLFYETSARLTAGGRPLVVIAGNHDQPERVSSVSPLVSGRGITLLGLPHGEAVRVRTPRTGEMACIAALPYPSESRLNELLSEDGDETVLREAYSRRVGLLMSQLGTAFRPDTVNLSMSHIYVLGGLESDSERPIQVGGAYTVDPSALSIGAQYTALGHLHRPQYVKGDGLMRYSGSPLAYSFSEAGQAKSVTLIDVVAGKPAQVEELYITSGRPLVRWRARGGLEEVYRWLDEGLDADAFIDLEITLDEAMSMGDIQRLRKSREGIIHIRPMYPEMAAAQLEHQRSELPVHELFRAFYQRQTGGAQPDDGLVQLFLELVEQDDARDHAEEDDA, encoded by the coding sequence ATGCGGATTTTGCATACAGGTGATTGGCATTTGGGCCGCACGTTGGAAGGACGCAGCCGTTTGAAGGAGCAGGAGGCGTTTTTGGAAGAGTTGGCGAAAATGGCTGACGATCAGCAGGCCGATTTGATTATGATGGCTGGAGACGTATACGACTCAGTCAATCCTTCGGCCGCAGCCGAGCAATTGTTTTATGAAACGTCTGCCCGTCTTACGGCTGGAGGAAGACCACTAGTCGTCATTGCGGGCAATCATGATCAGCCGGAAAGGGTATCCTCGGTCTCACCGCTGGTGAGCGGGCGTGGAATTACGTTGCTGGGACTGCCCCATGGGGAAGCGGTACGCGTTCGTACACCGCGAACGGGTGAAATGGCATGCATTGCAGCCTTGCCATATCCGTCCGAGTCTCGTCTGAACGAGCTATTGTCTGAAGACGGAGATGAAACAGTCTTGCGCGAGGCATACAGTCGCCGTGTGGGCTTGCTGATGTCACAACTGGGCACAGCATTTCGGCCTGACACCGTTAATTTGTCGATGAGCCATATTTATGTGCTCGGCGGGCTGGAGTCGGATTCGGAACGTCCGATTCAGGTCGGGGGGGCGTATACCGTAGATCCGTCTGCTTTGAGCATTGGGGCACAGTATACAGCTCTAGGACATTTGCATCGTCCCCAGTATGTGAAGGGAGACGGGCTGATGCGTTACAGTGGCTCGCCGCTGGCTTATAGCTTTTCCGAAGCCGGACAAGCCAAATCGGTTACGTTAATTGACGTGGTTGCTGGCAAGCCTGCTCAGGTCGAGGAACTGTATATCACCAGTGGCCGCCCATTAGTGAGGTGGCGCGCACGGGGAGGTCTGGAGGAAGTATATCGCTGGCTGGACGAAGGATTGGATGCCGATGCCTTTATTGATCTGGAAATTACGCTGGATGAAGCGATGTCGATGGGAGATATTCAGCGGCTGCGCAAAAGCCGTGAAGGCATCATTCATATTCGCCCCATGTATCCAGAAATGGCTGCCGCACAGCTGGAGCACCAACGATCAGAACTGCCAGTGCATGAGTTGTTCCGGGCATTCTATCAGCGGCAGACAGGTGGAGCACAGCCAGATGACGGATTAGTACAGTTGTTTCTGGAACTGGTGGAACAGGATGATGCAAGAGACCACGCTGAGGAGGATGACGCATGA
- a CDS encoding AAA family ATPase: MKPILLKLAGLQSYRESQEIRFDDLTETGLFGIFGPTGSGKSTLLDAITLAMYGKVERAVNGTQGIMNHAEDTLSVAFTFELMSAQGPRRYRVERRFKRAGGVSVNNTLSRFIALTEDGEEVLADKVQDVTRCVEEYIGLKMDDFTRAVVLPQGKFAEFLSLKGSERRQMLQRLFHLEKYGDQLAQKLSRRVKDNDTALKALEAEQQGLGDASAEALEHVELRLKEAIANAEASRRELERVSREWEALNKTRELVVELSQRSNELEQLAAQEPGIALLERKLRQASAAEALLPALTDWKEAIAEAEKRQKTAEEMEVLATTAQEAALVSAQADEQARQALSAEEPKLLLRIDQLEQALQLEHDTEALRTERERLAAELVQSEQTLAEHAEGLAKEQELQTRGLKRQQELQQELKQNEVRADERRMLQEAVQRLQQLEIANEQLREAELEYTAQEKRLAQADERLKLTDQETQETEARRSALAAQAADGIEALLTLKAEITADMSSLASEEEQLRHELRAEELGRLAQHLAAELREGEPCAVCGSLHHPAPAVVAAHSADAAAPDELHRLRLGLQELRLTLRQQLHEQRSLLAQPATADSGAAATGEPFTPAAAPAEPRGAAAWAERCTALERAAAELAARAHALPAEAQALREADAAGQQRRIRAAAEQEAAAAALTQARSKREACTTRSEGLRAEWAAQLPDVAPSEAAERYRAMQERDGRAEELRSRLETSVTFLEGKAARVQQIQQSIIEEDKIIIARRTGLQSKDDSLREKLAQLRKWVGDGQAASLLEEATSRLLGLKNGAEAAARRRIEAEERKQQAVHASLIARQASDSTEERRQMAESRWGNRLEASSFATEAEVMECCLGPEEAARYEREASLHREREKELSSRLKHVEEQLNGATVTEEQWETATAQLRDCRARDEEALQNRAKAERDLEDLQHRHVRWMKLESNRIHLRSEAEKMSKLQSVFRGNAFVEYIAEEQLMQVSQSASRRLRFLTKQRYALEVDSSGGFVISDDANGGVKRPVSTLSGGETFLTSLSLALALSAQIQLRGQYPLQFFFLDEGFGTLDPELLDTVITSLEKLHHDQLSVGVISHVPELRARLPRKLVVLPAEQAGGGSRVVMETF, from the coding sequence ATGAAACCAATCCTTCTAAAACTGGCAGGGTTGCAAAGCTACCGGGAGTCGCAGGAAATTCGCTTTGACGATTTGACCGAAACTGGGCTCTTCGGAATTTTTGGCCCAACAGGTAGTGGAAAATCAACGCTGCTGGATGCCATTACGTTGGCTATGTACGGTAAAGTGGAGCGGGCAGTGAATGGTACACAAGGCATTATGAATCATGCTGAGGATACATTGTCTGTTGCATTTACGTTTGAATTAATGTCAGCTCAAGGTCCTCGTCGTTACCGTGTAGAACGACGTTTCAAACGTGCTGGAGGCGTATCGGTTAATAATACGCTTAGCCGTTTTATTGCGTTAACAGAGGATGGCGAGGAAGTGCTTGCCGATAAGGTGCAGGATGTGACGCGCTGTGTGGAGGAGTATATCGGTCTGAAAATGGACGATTTTACACGAGCTGTCGTATTGCCGCAGGGAAAGTTTGCGGAATTCTTGTCCTTAAAAGGCAGTGAACGCAGACAGATGCTTCAGCGTTTGTTCCATCTGGAGAAGTACGGAGACCAACTTGCGCAGAAGCTAAGCCGTCGTGTGAAAGATAACGATACCGCACTGAAAGCGTTAGAGGCGGAGCAGCAAGGGCTGGGGGATGCCAGTGCTGAAGCGCTTGAACATGTAGAGTTGCGTCTCAAAGAGGCGATTGCCAATGCAGAAGCTTCGCGTCGTGAGCTAGAGCGTGTCTCACGTGAATGGGAGGCGCTAAACAAAACCCGTGAGCTGGTCGTCGAGCTCAGCCAAAGATCGAACGAGCTGGAGCAGTTGGCAGCACAGGAGCCGGGCATTGCTTTGCTGGAGCGCAAGCTTCGCCAAGCATCTGCAGCCGAGGCATTGCTGCCTGCGCTGACGGATTGGAAGGAAGCCATTGCTGAAGCGGAAAAACGGCAAAAGACTGCCGAAGAAATGGAAGTCTTGGCCACTACCGCGCAGGAGGCTGCGCTTGTGTCTGCGCAAGCAGATGAGCAGGCCCGGCAAGCACTCAGTGCCGAAGAACCGAAGCTATTGCTTCGGATCGACCAACTAGAGCAGGCGCTTCAACTGGAGCATGATACGGAAGCGTTGCGGACCGAACGGGAACGTCTGGCGGCCGAGCTTGTGCAAAGCGAACAAACCCTTGCTGAACATGCAGAAGGACTCGCAAAGGAACAAGAGCTACAGACGCGAGGCTTGAAGCGACAGCAGGAGCTTCAACAAGAGCTAAAGCAAAATGAAGTGCGGGCAGATGAGCGGCGTATGCTGCAAGAGGCTGTGCAACGGTTGCAACAGCTGGAAATCGCGAATGAGCAATTGCGTGAAGCTGAACTGGAGTACACCGCTCAGGAGAAACGGCTTGCGCAAGCTGACGAACGTTTAAAGCTGACGGACCAGGAGACACAGGAGACAGAGGCACGGCGTTCTGCCCTTGCTGCACAGGCAGCTGATGGCATTGAGGCATTGCTGACGTTGAAGGCAGAGATCACCGCCGATATGTCGTCACTGGCCTCCGAGGAAGAACAACTGCGCCACGAGCTCCGTGCGGAGGAGCTGGGGCGTCTCGCACAGCATCTCGCTGCCGAGTTGCGCGAAGGCGAGCCGTGCGCAGTGTGCGGCTCGCTGCATCACCCCGCGCCTGCCGTCGTCGCGGCGCATAGCGCGGATGCCGCTGCGCCAGATGAGCTGCACCGCCTGCGGCTTGGTTTGCAGGAGCTGCGCCTCACACTGCGCCAGCAGTTGCACGAGCAGCGCAGCTTGCTGGCGCAGCCCGCCACCGCAGACAGCGGCGCTGCCGCCACGGGCGAGCCTTTCACGCCTGCGGCAGCGCCAGCAGAGCCGCGCGGTGCCGCCGCTTGGGCGGAGCGCTGCACGGCGCTGGAGCGTGCTGCGGCAGAACTAGCCGCACGTGCGCATGCGCTGCCTGCCGAGGCACAGGCGCTGCGCGAGGCAGACGCCGCCGGACAGCAGCGGCGTATCCGTGCTGCCGCCGAGCAGGAGGCAGCAGCTGCAGCGCTGACGCAGGCACGCAGCAAGCGCGAGGCATGCACCACGCGCAGCGAGGGGCTGCGCGCCGAATGGGCGGCGCAGCTGCCGGATGTCGCTCCGAGCGAAGCTGCGGAGCGTTACCGTGCCATGCAGGAGCGCGATGGGCGTGCGGAAGAGCTGCGTTCCCGGCTGGAGACGAGTGTGACCTTCCTCGAAGGAAAGGCGGCGCGTGTTCAACAGATACAGCAGAGTATCATCGAGGAGGACAAAATCATTATTGCCCGTCGTACAGGGCTCCAAAGCAAAGATGATTCGCTTCGTGAAAAGCTAGCACAGCTCCGAAAATGGGTTGGAGATGGCCAAGCGGCTTCATTGCTGGAAGAAGCGACCTCGCGACTGTTGGGGCTGAAAAACGGAGCCGAAGCCGCGGCACGCCGCCGTATCGAAGCGGAAGAACGCAAGCAGCAAGCCGTTCATGCTTCACTGATTGCCCGGCAGGCCTCCGACTCGACAGAAGAAAGACGTCAGATGGCAGAGTCCCGTTGGGGCAACCGTCTGGAAGCCTCCTCCTTCGCTACGGAAGCAGAAGTCATGGAATGCTGCCTGGGACCGGAAGAAGCCGCACGCTATGAGCGTGAAGCGAGTTTGCATCGAGAACGGGAAAAAGAGCTGTCTTCCCGCTTAAAACATGTCGAAGAGCAGCTGAATGGAGCAACGGTAACAGAGGAACAGTGGGAAACGGCCACTGCACAGCTACGTGATTGCCGTGCACGCGACGAAGAGGCGCTTCAGAATCGCGCCAAGGCTGAGCGTGATTTAGAGGACTTGCAGCATCGACACGTCCGCTGGATGAAGCTGGAGTCCAATCGTATACATTTGCGTAGCGAAGCGGAAAAAATGTCCAAGCTCCAGTCTGTTTTTCGTGGCAATGCCTTTGTTGAATATATTGCCGAGGAGCAGCTCATGCAGGTCAGCCAGTCGGCTTCACGCCGCCTGCGTTTTCTGACCAAGCAACGTTACGCGCTAGAGGTAGATTCCAGTGGTGGTTTTGTCATTAGTGACGATGCCAACGGTGGGGTCAAACGTCCAGTATCGACTTTGTCCGGTGGTGAAACGTTCCTGACCTCCTTGTCGCTTGCGCTTGCGCTGTCGGCTCAAATTCAATTGCGGGGCCAATACCCTCTGCAATTTTTCTTTCTGGATGAAGGCTTTGGAACGTTGGACCCTGAGCTGCTTGACACAGTGATCACTTCACTGGAAAAGCTGCACCACGATCAATTGTCTGTTGGTGTGATTAGTCATGTGCCTGAACTACGGGCCCGTCTGCCCCGCAAGCTAGTTGTTCTTCCGGCAGAGCAGGCTGGAGGCGGCTCACGTGTGGTTATGGAAACTTTTTGA
- the addA gene encoding helicase-exonuclease AddAB subunit AddA — protein MIGTSNTKDMPKPEGSMWSDDQWRAISESGNNMLVAAAAGSGKTAVLVERIIRKIVDPQLGFSVDRLLVATFTKAAAAEMRQRIREALERVLEQEPESEHVRRQLSLLNRASITTLHSFCMEVIRRHYQAIPLDPGFRIMNEHETELLRQELLEELFEEKYEAHDEGSTFRRLVDWFSGERTDDAMYVLVQRLYDFSQSHPWPEHWLRETAAAFRVQDVAALGETPWVRSILADAVLSLHGAASLLEQAHETAMQPGGPAPYAVTLQEDATMVKGLLQELETQPWASLYDHFQAAAFGKLKPVKKDQTEPALQERVKTLREAAKKMITDMKASLFGRRAEAYWEELHAAAPLMDELVETVIVFGERFQQHKQSKGLVDFGDLEHYCLKILRHPDSTPYKLLPSDAALEYKAQFDEVLLDEYQDTNTVQEDIVRLVSREEPGNRFMVGDVKQSIYRFRLAEPGLFLNKYQRYGMQEQEDGFLVDLARNFRSRQEVVDAVNLVFRQIMSVDVAEIEYDERAWLVHGASYPDPSEQDTASVYAPELLLVDKGGQGLSEASELSETGDESALQESELAELAELETAQLEARAIAQRIKELTGDTGQPLLIYDRGLKAMRPAVYGDIVILLRSASVWAPLIVEELRLEGIPASGEQTTGFFKATEVEVMLSLLHIIDNPQQDIPLASVLRSPIIGLTEDELAQIRLEKPDGLFYDALLAAAEADPLEESEKGISADIMELDLFPKDSLSSPDFGNRNDGNTLSARLRSFLRNLKAWRQEARQGSLSALIWNVLEETGYLDWVGGLPGGSQRQSNLRALYDRARQYETSTSNRGLFRFLTFISRLRERGGDLGSISGGTEPDQAVRIMTIHKSKGLEFPIVFIAGTAKMFNQQDLNAPFLMHKELGFGPKYVEEQNRVSYPTLPNLAIRRRSQLELLAEEMRVLYVALTRPREKLIMTGTVKDLASRAAGWARAKEHTETVLPDYMLAAGRSYLDWVGPALIRHPSATLLREAAGDQDGYYHRLEHMPGTDWLFKIVASETLSGSRVNSDHEEEVSGEERQNKTEALRNAELIDLNEESETDIEAALSWIYPYERAGKTAANTSVTEMKRWLEMQEMGSDDWLNLSTSLLAESPEDSHTGGSQLHLRRPKFMGNQRLTPTERGTVYHTLMLHLPLDGGMSAEVIEETKARLLNQRMLLDVHAKALDTDKILRFFTSELGSRMLGASHVQRELPFTYTMRATDYWNHTIPSMSPGQEIDSEGGQDGDKVLMNGIIDCLFETPEGLVLVDYKTDRISEYRTLSHLTDQYRFQLELYARVIEEITSKKIAEKWLYFLEAGESVRL, from the coding sequence ATGATAGGCACGTCAAACACTAAAGACATGCCGAAGCCGGAAGGCAGTATGTGGAGCGATGACCAGTGGCGTGCCATTTCGGAATCGGGTAACAACATGCTGGTCGCGGCAGCGGCAGGGTCTGGTAAAACAGCGGTGCTCGTAGAGCGTATTATTCGTAAAATTGTCGATCCCCAGCTTGGCTTCAGCGTGGATCGGTTGCTGGTAGCAACCTTTACGAAGGCTGCAGCCGCCGAAATGCGTCAACGGATACGCGAAGCGTTGGAACGTGTGTTGGAACAGGAACCGGAAAGTGAGCATGTACGCCGCCAGCTGTCGTTGCTGAATCGGGCCTCGATTACAACGCTTCACTCATTTTGTATGGAGGTCATCCGCAGGCATTATCAGGCCATTCCTCTTGATCCTGGTTTTCGGATTATGAATGAGCATGAGACAGAATTGTTGCGTCAGGAGCTTCTAGAAGAACTGTTTGAGGAGAAATATGAGGCTCATGATGAAGGAAGTACATTCCGCAGACTGGTCGACTGGTTTAGTGGAGAACGCACCGATGATGCAATGTACGTGCTTGTTCAGCGGTTGTATGATTTTTCTCAAAGTCATCCTTGGCCAGAACATTGGCTGCGGGAGACAGCGGCAGCATTTCGTGTACAGGATGTAGCCGCTTTGGGAGAGACTCCCTGGGTTCGCAGCATTTTGGCGGATGCCGTACTTTCTTTGCACGGAGCAGCGAGCTTGCTGGAACAGGCGCATGAAACAGCTATGCAGCCCGGCGGTCCTGCACCTTATGCCGTGACGCTGCAAGAGGATGCGACGATGGTGAAGGGATTGCTGCAAGAGCTGGAGACACAGCCGTGGGCATCTCTATATGATCATTTTCAGGCAGCTGCCTTCGGTAAGCTCAAGCCAGTCAAAAAAGATCAGACTGAGCCTGCATTGCAGGAACGGGTTAAGACGCTGCGCGAAGCAGCCAAAAAAATGATTACAGATATGAAGGCTTCCCTGTTTGGCAGGAGAGCAGAAGCCTATTGGGAGGAGCTACACGCCGCGGCTCCGCTGATGGACGAATTGGTAGAAACCGTGATTGTATTCGGGGAACGATTTCAACAGCACAAGCAGTCAAAAGGGTTGGTGGATTTCGGGGATTTGGAACATTATTGTCTGAAAATATTACGACATCCCGATTCTACTCCGTACAAGCTACTACCTTCCGACGCTGCACTCGAATACAAGGCGCAATTTGACGAGGTGCTGTTGGATGAGTATCAGGATACGAATACCGTACAGGAAGATATCGTTAGGCTGGTATCACGGGAGGAACCGGGTAACCGTTTTATGGTGGGCGACGTGAAACAGAGTATTTATCGGTTTCGGCTGGCGGAGCCGGGTCTGTTTTTGAATAAGTATCAACGGTACGGCATGCAGGAGCAGGAAGATGGCTTTTTAGTTGATCTGGCGCGTAATTTCCGCAGTCGGCAGGAAGTTGTCGATGCGGTCAATTTGGTGTTCCGCCAGATTATGAGTGTGGATGTGGCGGAAATTGAGTACGATGAACGAGCCTGGCTGGTACACGGCGCATCCTATCCCGACCCCTCGGAACAAGACACCGCATCTGTATACGCACCTGAGCTGCTCTTAGTTGATAAGGGTGGACAGGGTCTTTCCGAGGCTTCAGAGCTGTCCGAAACGGGGGACGAATCTGCTCTACAGGAAAGTGAGCTGGCTGAGCTTGCGGAGCTAGAAACGGCACAGTTAGAGGCTCGTGCGATCGCGCAACGGATTAAAGAACTGACCGGAGACACTGGACAACCACTGTTGATTTACGACAGAGGATTAAAAGCGATGCGCCCGGCAGTCTACGGCGATATCGTCATTTTGCTTCGTTCCGCAAGCGTGTGGGCCCCACTAATTGTAGAGGAACTGCGGCTTGAGGGCATTCCGGCTTCAGGGGAGCAGACGACAGGCTTTTTTAAAGCAACGGAAGTTGAGGTGATGTTGTCTCTGCTGCACATTATTGATAATCCGCAGCAGGACATCCCGCTTGCATCCGTGCTTCGTTCGCCGATTATTGGCTTGACCGAAGATGAACTTGCACAAATTCGGTTGGAGAAGCCGGATGGATTATTTTATGACGCATTGCTGGCGGCGGCAGAAGCTGACCCACTGGAAGAAAGTGAAAAAGGGATCTCAGCTGACATCATGGAGTTGGATCTTTTCCCTAAGGACTCTTTATCTTCACCTGACTTTGGTAATAGAAATGACGGGAATACGTTATCTGCCCGACTACGTTCATTTTTGCGTAATTTGAAAGCCTGGCGCCAGGAAGCCCGACAAGGAAGCTTAAGTGCATTGATTTGGAATGTGCTGGAGGAAACAGGATATCTGGATTGGGTCGGTGGACTGCCTGGCGGCTCACAGCGTCAAAGCAATTTGCGGGCGCTATATGACCGAGCGAGACAGTATGAGACTTCTACGTCCAACCGAGGATTGTTTCGATTTCTGACCTTCATTTCCCGTCTACGGGAGCGAGGCGGTGATTTAGGATCCATTAGCGGGGGGACTGAACCCGATCAGGCTGTCCGTATTATGACCATTCATAAAAGTAAAGGACTTGAATTCCCTATCGTGTTTATTGCCGGGACAGCAAAAATGTTCAATCAACAGGATCTCAATGCGCCGTTTCTTATGCACAAGGAGTTGGGGTTTGGTCCTAAATATGTGGAGGAACAAAATCGTGTCAGCTACCCTACGTTGCCTAATTTAGCGATCCGCCGACGCTCACAGCTGGAGCTATTGGCTGAGGAAATGCGGGTGTTATACGTGGCGCTTACGCGTCCGCGTGAAAAGCTGATTATGACCGGAACCGTGAAGGATCTCGCTTCGCGCGCAGCGGGTTGGGCACGTGCCAAAGAACATACGGAAACGGTATTACCAGACTATATGCTGGCGGCAGGCCGCAGCTATCTGGACTGGGTAGGTCCTGCTTTGATTCGGCATCCTTCTGCTACTTTGTTGAGGGAAGCGGCAGGTGATCAGGATGGGTACTATCACAGGCTGGAACATATGCCGGGAACAGACTGGTTATTTAAAATCGTCGCCTCGGAAACACTTTCCGGCTCTCGTGTGAACTCAGATCATGAGGAAGAGGTGTCGGGCGAAGAGCGCCAAAATAAGACAGAAGCACTGAGAAATGCGGAGCTAATCGACTTGAACGAAGAGAGTGAAACGGATATTGAAGCTGCTCTTTCCTGGATCTATCCGTATGAACGGGCTGGCAAGACGGCAGCCAATACATCGGTTACTGAGATGAAAAGATGGCTGGAAATGCAGGAGATGGGTTCGGACGATTGGCTGAATCTATCTACCTCCCTACTAGCAGAGTCACCGGAGGATTCTCACACTGGGGGAAGTCAATTACACTTGCGCAGACCTAAGTTTATGGGGAATCAGCGACTGACTCCAACGGAACGAGGAACAGTCTATCATACGTTGATGCTGCATTTGCCATTAGATGGGGGGATGAGCGCCGAAGTTATTGAGGAAACCAAGGCTCGTTTGCTCAATCAGCGTATGTTACTGGATGTTCATGCAAAGGCGCTAGATACGGATAAAATATTACGCTTTTTCACTAGTGAGCTGGGTAGCAGAATGCTGGGGGCATCCCATGTGCAAAGAGAGCTTCCGTTTACTTATACCATGCGGGCAACCGATTACTGGAACCACACCATACCATCAATGTCACCAGGACAAGAAATAGATTCGGAAGGTGGACAGGACGGAGATAAAGTGCTGATGAACGGGATTATTGACTGTCTATTTGAAACTCCCGAAGGACTCGTGCTGGTGGATTATAAAACAGATCGGATATCTGAATATCGTACACTGTCCCATTTAACAGACCAATATCGTTTTCAATTGGAGCTGTATGCCCGTGTGATCGAAGAGATTACAAGCAAAAAGATTGCTGAGAAGTGGCTGTATTTTTTAGAAGCTGGAGAGAGTGTACGGCTGTAG
- a CDS encoding GatB/YqeY domain-containing protein: MNLSERLNEDMKQAMKSKDKFKLSTIRMVRSTIKNLEIDLKRDLDDNEVLDILSREIKQRKDALHEFEKAGRDELATSTKAEIEIIAQYLPEQLSEEEIKVIVQQTIQETGASSKAEMGKVMTALMPKVKGRADGKLVNQAVQQFLQ; this comes from the coding sequence ATGAATTTGAGCGAACGATTGAACGAAGATATGAAGCAAGCAATGAAGAGTAAGGACAAGTTCAAACTCTCCACCATTCGAATGGTTCGTTCTACGATTAAAAATCTTGAAATAGATTTGAAACGGGATTTGGACGACAACGAAGTGCTTGATATTCTGAGTCGTGAGATCAAACAGCGAAAAGATGCCCTCCATGAATTTGAAAAAGCCGGTCGTGATGAACTTGCGACAAGCACTAAAGCAGAAATAGAGATCATCGCTCAGTACCTTCCCGAACAACTTTCTGAGGAAGAAATTAAAGTTATTGTACAGCAGACCATCCAGGAAACCGGTGCTTCTTCGAAAGCCGAGATGGGGAAAGTAATGACGGCCTTGATGCCTAAGGTAAAAGGCCGCGCTGACGGTAAGCTCGTGAACCAAGCGGTTCAGCAATTTCTGCAATAA
- the rpsU gene encoding 30S ribosomal protein S21 produces the protein MSETKVRKNETIDAALRRFKRSIAKDGVLAEVKKRKHYEKPSVKRKKKSEAARKRKF, from the coding sequence GTGTCTGAAACTAAAGTTCGCAAAAACGAGACAATTGATGCTGCACTTCGTCGCTTTAAACGTTCCATTGCTAAGGATGGCGTATTGGCTGAGGTGAAGAAACGCAAGCATTATGAAAAGCCAAGCGTAAAGCGCAAGAAAAAGTCCGAGGCTGCTCGTAAGAGAAAGTTCTAG